From one Prochlorococcus marinus str. MIT 0912 genomic stretch:
- a CDS encoding CGLD27 family protein, translating into MNKIICPVPLDQRPLNEFNTIRNSWVISWPFLEKSIFYRKLTFSWLFITPLSLIISYGSDYLKNNILELTLVSFTTSLFFPILLLVRQWLSWIYIYKRLNSENIEYEESGWYDGQTWEKPIDWRAKELLIAQHQVKPILNHLQKIIILIIFIFFCSTLFLFLNIN; encoded by the coding sequence ATGAATAAAATCATATGCCCTGTGCCGCTAGATCAAAGGCCATTAAATGAATTTAATACTATTAGGAATTCATGGGTAATCTCTTGGCCTTTTTTAGAAAAAAGTATTTTTTACAGGAAATTAACTTTTAGCTGGTTATTTATTACACCATTAAGTTTAATAATATCTTATGGTAGTGATTACCTGAAAAACAACATTTTGGAACTTACCTTAGTAAGTTTTACAACCTCCCTTTTCTTTCCTATATTATTACTCGTCAGGCAATGGTTAAGTTGGATATACATATATAAACGCCTCAATTCTGAAAACATTGAATATGAAGAGTCTGGTTGGTATGATGGACAAACATGGGAAAAACCTATTGATTGGAGAGCAAAAGAATTGCTCATAGCACAACATCAGGTTAAACCCATTTTAAATCACTTACAGAAGATAATAATTTTGATTATATTCATTTTCTTTTGTTCAACCTTATTCCTATTCCTGAATATAAATTAG
- a CDS encoding ABC transporter ATP-binding protein: MSNKSKKTLISWASLKNINVYINQNKILSNININLNYGENILILGPNGSGKSTFLKLFNRSVYPITSNQSSFKLFNKENINIWDLRRKVGFLFKEMEKRVNNGVTLYDVIISGFSGTFNSRYSKFIQESEQDKINNLINEWELNKIIYNEFNSLSDGQKRRGLLARALVYKPNILVLDEPFCNLDIKSNFILHQNLNKLIDQSINLLYVTHNLESILTKTNRVILIKEGEIIKDGNPNELLNSKILSKLFNISINVIEQEGYWRMIPLNN; the protein is encoded by the coding sequence ATGAGTAATAAATCTAAAAAAACTTTAATAAGCTGGGCAAGTTTAAAAAATATAAATGTATATATTAATCAAAATAAAATACTTTCAAATATCAATATAAATCTAAACTATGGTGAAAATATACTAATATTAGGACCAAATGGATCTGGTAAATCAACATTTTTAAAATTATTCAATAGATCAGTTTATCCAATCACTTCAAATCAAAGTTCATTTAAATTATTCAACAAAGAAAACATAAATATTTGGGATTTAAGGAGAAAGGTTGGATTTTTATTCAAAGAAATGGAGAAAAGGGTAAATAATGGAGTAACTCTATATGATGTTATTATATCAGGATTTTCTGGAACATTTAATTCTAGATATTCTAAATTTATTCAAGAAAGTGAACAAGATAAAATTAATAATCTGATTAATGAATGGGAACTTAATAAAATTATTTACAATGAATTCAATTCATTATCTGACGGTCAAAAAAGAAGGGGATTGCTTGCTAGAGCTCTTGTTTACAAGCCTAATATATTAGTTCTGGATGAGCCCTTTTGTAATTTAGATATAAAATCAAATTTCATATTACATCAAAATCTAAATAAATTAATTGACCAATCAATAAATCTTCTTTATGTCACACATAATTTAGAATCAATTCTAACAAAGACTAATAGAGTTATTTTAATAAAAGAAGGTGAAATAATAAAAGATGGTAATCCAAATGAATTATTAAATTCTAAAATACTAAGTAAACTTTTTAATATATCAATAAATGTAATAGAACAAGAAGGTTACTGGAGGATGATTCCATTAAATAATTAA
- a CDS encoding AhpC/TSA family protein — translation MNYKNVIKEFFGKEKIFHEQRKSLIVLLGSFADFDSFEYAQQLSAQSKRLTKYSVDLILIGIGSERSKKFFCKFNNIDGKYVYSVKNGDLHRKLNLNPGFVSPMPAIINLLIMCTGINSRGTIKEVLRGYFGDKYAKSLFSFDEEINIGPFSFLKGNMFDIFSKKKNLRPFELATRRLMNMIEILSNWKIYVPDSAFLTQRGATIFLNEKDEILYEFVSESLLGYSSNMSTPLSYLDDILK, via the coding sequence ATGAATTATAAAAATGTCATTAAAGAGTTTTTTGGGAAAGAGAAAATTTTTCATGAACAAAGAAAAAGCCTAATAGTTTTACTTGGTTCTTTTGCTGATTTTGATAGTTTTGAATACGCTCAACAATTATCAGCTCAATCAAAAAGACTAACTAAGTACTCAGTTGATTTGATCTTGATAGGTATTGGAAGTGAAAGGTCTAAAAAATTTTTTTGTAAATTTAATAATATTGATGGTAAATATGTTTATTCCGTAAAGAATGGAGACCTCCATAGAAAACTTAATCTTAATCCTGGCTTTGTCTCACCTATGCCAGCCATAATTAATTTATTGATTATGTGTACGGGGATAAATTCTAGAGGTACGATTAAGGAAGTTTTAAGAGGCTATTTTGGGGATAAATATGCAAAGAGTCTATTCTCTTTTGATGAAGAGATAAATATTGGACCTTTTTCTTTTTTGAAGGGAAATATGTTTGATATTTTTTCAAAGAAAAAAAATTTACGCCCTTTTGAGCTGGCTACTAGGAGACTTATGAATATGATTGAAATACTTTCAAATTGGAAAATTTATGTTCCTGATTCCGCATTCTTAACTCAAAGAGGAGCAACAATATTTCTAAATGAAAAAGATGAGATATTATATGAATTTGTTTCCGAAAGTCTTTTAGGATACTCAAGCAATATGAGTACACCATTATCATACCTAGATGATATTTTGAAATAA
- a CDS encoding Rieske 2Fe-2S domain-containing protein, producing the protein MKEEQGKDNKSYEYETNNLIRSNFNEKESVKDLENIAPKPSNQLTNGLLGWYSVSSSDSIKEGKLNHFTIYNEPLVLYRDREGIVRCVKDVCPHRGASFLGGEVINGQLVCPYHGARFSSQGSCTNLDRITCQHIIDSNYDNYAKSIKLFQYPCVEKEGYIYIYYTGTPLANIEDFQIKSSINSLLPDSYGFPSLEYEYEEVYVDFKADWARIIENHLDILHVFWMHGDTIPDKNVNRETITSFNQKIKRDNRQIESIYSYKTNGQDEFIRIKFVPPGRIFIYKGSPESTRYIQVLDHIPLGNNKARVIVRHYRKFLKNKLFTNLVLFSHLQRRTFYKIFTEDYLVLKTQTFNDQMGYIQKDNVKLLGEDKMVQYYWDWLQNALNKEKPWELHPTNSLTNSVHEDRGMQYPPENPNLAIKNNRKIIIKLLTRLLFPISFILLLI; encoded by the coding sequence ATGAAAGAAGAACAAGGAAAAGATAATAAATCATATGAATATGAGACTAATAATCTCATTAGATCTAATTTTAATGAGAAAGAAAGTGTAAAAGATCTTGAAAATATTGCTCCAAAGCCTTCTAATCAATTAACAAATGGACTATTAGGTTGGTATTCGGTGTCGAGCAGCGATTCAATAAAAGAGGGAAAATTAAATCACTTCACTATTTATAATGAGCCTCTTGTTTTGTATCGTGATAGAGAGGGTATTGTTAGATGTGTAAAAGACGTATGCCCTCATAGAGGAGCATCATTTTTGGGCGGTGAAGTTATAAATGGTCAACTTGTATGTCCTTATCACGGCGCGAGGTTCTCGTCTCAAGGTAGTTGCACAAATTTAGATAGAATAACTTGTCAGCATATTATTGATTCTAATTACGATAATTACGCAAAAAGTATAAAACTTTTTCAATATCCATGTGTTGAAAAAGAAGGTTATATATATATTTATTATACTGGAACACCACTTGCAAATATTGAAGATTTTCAAATAAAATCTTCAATTAATAGCCTTCTTCCTGATTCCTATGGATTTCCATCTTTAGAATATGAATATGAAGAAGTATATGTAGATTTCAAAGCAGATTGGGCAAGAATCATTGAAAATCATCTGGATATATTACATGTATTCTGGATGCATGGAGACACTATCCCAGACAAGAATGTAAACAGAGAAACTATAACTAGTTTTAATCAGAAAATAAAAAGAGATAATAGGCAAATAGAAAGTATCTATTCTTATAAAACAAATGGGCAAGATGAGTTTATCAGAATAAAATTCGTACCTCCTGGCAGAATTTTTATATATAAAGGCTCACCTGAAAGCACACGATATATTCAAGTCCTTGATCATATTCCATTAGGAAATAACAAAGCACGAGTTATTGTCAGGCATTATAGGAAATTCCTGAAAAACAAACTGTTTACAAATTTAGTTTTATTTAGTCATCTACAAAGGAGAACATTTTATAAGATCTTTACTGAAGATTATTTAGTCTTAAAAACCCAAACTTTTAATGATCAGATGGGCTATATACAAAAAGATAATGTAAAATTATTAGGTGAAGATAAAATGGTTCAATATTACTGGGATTGGCTTCAAAATGCATTAAACAAAGAAAAACCATGGGAATTACATCCCACGAATTCCTTAACAAACTCAGTTCATGAGGATAGAGGAATGCAATATCCTCCAGAAAATCCAAATTTAGCAATAAAAAACAATAGAAAGATAATTATCAAACTGCTAACTAGATTATTGTTCCCAATAAGTTTTATACTGTTATTAATATAA
- a CDS encoding chlorophyll a/b binding light-harvesting protein, with protein sequence MQTYGNPSVTYDWYAGNSGTANRSGKFIAAHAAHAGLMMFWAGAFTLFELARYDSSVAMGNQNLICLPHLAQLGIGGIENGVITEPYGCTVIAVLHLIFSGVLGAGGILHSTRYDGDLGNYPEGSRPKKFDFEWDDPDKLTFILGHHLIFLGLANIQFVEWAQYHGIWDTALGATRTVSYNLDLGMIWNHQADFLQISSLEDVMGGHAFLAFFQIIGGAFHIITKQFGEYTEFKGKGLLSAEAVLSYSLAGVGYCALVAAFWSSTNTTVYSTEFFGDVLQLKFDFAPYFVDTDASLATGAHTARAWLANVHFYLGFFFIQGHLWHALRAMGFDFRRVGKAFDNMENAKITNG encoded by the coding sequence GTGCAGACCTACGGGAATCCTAGCGTTACCTATGACTGGTACGCGGGTAATTCAGGGACGGCCAATCGCTCCGGAAAATTCATCGCTGCGCATGCTGCCCATGCTGGTTTGATGATGTTCTGGGCAGGTGCGTTCACTTTATTTGAGCTAGCTCGTTATGACTCATCCGTTGCGATGGGTAATCAAAACTTGATCTGCTTGCCTCACCTTGCACAACTTGGAATAGGTGGAATCGAAAACGGAGTAATTACTGAGCCTTACGGTTGCACAGTTATTGCTGTACTTCACCTAATTTTCTCTGGTGTTCTTGGTGCTGGTGGAATTCTTCACTCCACAAGATACGACGGAGATTTAGGAAACTATCCGGAAGGAAGTCGTCCTAAAAAGTTTGACTTCGAGTGGGACGATCCAGACAAGCTTACATTTATTCTTGGTCACCACCTTATTTTCCTAGGCTTGGCTAACATTCAATTCGTTGAATGGGCTCAATATCATGGTATTTGGGATACTGCTTTAGGAGCTACTCGTACAGTTTCTTACAACCTAGATTTAGGAATGATTTGGAATCACCAAGCTGATTTCCTTCAAATCTCCAGTTTGGAAGATGTTATGGGTGGCCATGCTTTCCTTGCATTTTTCCAAATTATTGGTGGAGCATTCCACATCATTACTAAGCAATTCGGTGAGTACACAGAATTCAAAGGTAAAGGACTTCTTTCAGCAGAAGCTGTTCTTTCATACTCACTAGCTGGTGTTGGTTACTGTGCCCTTGTTGCGGCTTTCTGGAGTTCAACAAACACAACTGTTTATTCAACAGAATTCTTTGGAGATGTACTTCAACTGAAGTTTGATTTCGCTCCTTATTTTGTTGATACTGACGCTTCTCTTGCTACTGGCGCTCATACAGCTAGAGCTTGGTTGGCAAATGTTCACTTCTATCTTGGCTTCTTCTTCATTCAGGGACATCTCTGGCATGCACTAAGAGCTATGGGATTTGACTTTAGGCGCGTAGGTAAAGCGTTCGACAATATGGAAAACGCAAAAATCACTAACGGTTGA
- a CDS encoding asparaginase codes for MNLQEKLTTRTNNYLRILVKRGSSVESIHRAHASICDTKGRTLMKAGSSDYETFIRSALKPFQVLPFLTSGTAEKYNLDEKTLAIACGSHSGSADQARTAFRLLWNADIDIKQLKCPVPQNKKSKLQHNCSGKHSAFLATCKKMNWDLESYLMGHHPLQKEIFRRVSELLKIPAEELIAERDDCGAPTLLLRLSQMAILYAHLSRSDNPEFEKITRAMTNHPDLLAGEGNFDTELIKRGHKQIISKGGSEGIQCIGLLGEGLGLSIKVEDGSKRAKHAVAIHILRQLEWITPSALEELDEIILQKKTGIYIEVEGELKIP; via the coding sequence ATGAATCTACAAGAAAAATTAACAACAAGAACTAACAATTATTTAAGGATACTAGTTAAAAGAGGTTCAAGTGTTGAATCTATTCATAGGGCACACGCTTCAATCTGCGACACGAAAGGAAGGACGCTTATGAAAGCGGGGTCATCTGATTATGAAACATTTATAAGGTCAGCATTAAAACCTTTCCAGGTTTTGCCATTTCTGACCAGTGGAACTGCAGAAAAATACAATTTAGATGAAAAAACTTTAGCTATTGCATGTGGTTCGCATTCTGGTTCAGCAGATCAAGCAAGAACGGCATTCAGGCTCCTCTGGAATGCGGATATCGATATTAAGCAGCTAAAATGCCCTGTCCCTCAAAATAAAAAAAGCAAACTTCAACATAATTGTTCAGGAAAGCATTCTGCCTTTCTAGCTACATGCAAAAAAATGAACTGGGATCTAGAAAGCTATTTAATGGGACATCATCCACTTCAGAAAGAAATTTTCAGAAGAGTTTCAGAGTTGTTGAAAATTCCAGCAGAAGAATTAATTGCAGAAAGAGATGACTGTGGTGCTCCGACTTTACTTTTGCGTTTATCTCAGATGGCTATTTTGTATGCACATTTATCTAGATCAGACAATCCAGAATTTGAAAAAATAACCCGTGCAATGACAAATCACCCAGATCTACTTGCTGGAGAGGGAAATTTTGACACTGAATTAATAAAACGAGGTCACAAACAAATCATAAGTAAGGGTGGAAGTGAGGGTATTCAATGTATTGGTCTTTTGGGCGAGGGACTTGGTCTTTCAATTAAGGTTGAAGATGGATCAAAAAGAGCTAAACATGCTGTCGCAATTCATATTCTGCGACAACTTGAATGGATTACTCCATCTGCACTAGAGGAACTTGATGAGATCATCCTCCAGAAAAAAACTGGCATCTATATAGAAGTTGAAGGAGAATTAAAGATTCCCTAA
- the rsfS gene encoding ribosome silencing factor produces MDSNLLIELAANACDDRKAGDIKLLKIDEVSSIADWILITEGLSDVQVRAIVNNVEKILREEADLLPLRKEGINEGKWALLDYGDLIINVFQPAQRKFYDLESFWSNGIIHNFVNNKLIALKDE; encoded by the coding sequence ATGGATAGTAATTTGCTAATCGAATTAGCTGCAAATGCCTGTGATGATAGAAAAGCTGGAGATATAAAACTTTTAAAAATTGATGAGGTCTCAAGTATTGCTGATTGGATACTAATTACTGAAGGACTTTCAGATGTTCAAGTTAGAGCAATCGTTAATAATGTAGAAAAAATACTAAGAGAGGAAGCAGATCTCCTTCCTCTAAGAAAGGAAGGAATAAATGAAGGAAAATGGGCATTATTAGATTATGGAGATCTAATAATTAATGTTTTTCAACCTGCTCAGAGAAAATTCTATGATTTAGAATCGTTTTGGAGTAATGGAATTATTCATAATTTCGTAAATAATAAATTAATTGCATTAAAAGATGAATAA
- a CDS encoding DUF3318 domain-containing protein: MSELQRLKGLLPPENQSWVFIEAAAAIDPPLITLEEIGRDEVEIQVDLEQWDYLAQDHRNLLFWHEVGRIQNDTIPRDGWEMAALAIGLGGAIGELWVQDGLLLLMALGLSGFAGYRLYLKNNSEKRLQDAISADERAIDLACRFGYSVPNAYKSLGGALKDLVEKSRKKKKRTFYEDRLEALRKSAEKARAEMASQEGSKKSVTSENVYG, translated from the coding sequence ATGAGCGAACTACAGCGCCTAAAAGGGCTGCTGCCACCAGAAAACCAAAGCTGGGTATTCATCGAAGCCGCAGCAGCCATAGATCCTCCTCTAATCACGCTTGAAGAAATTGGGCGTGATGAGGTGGAAATTCAAGTTGATCTTGAACAATGGGACTATTTAGCTCAAGATCATAGAAACCTATTGTTTTGGCATGAGGTGGGACGCATTCAGAATGACACCATCCCCAGAGATGGGTGGGAAATGGCTGCACTGGCAATAGGTTTAGGAGGTGCTATTGGAGAGTTATGGGTTCAAGATGGATTACTACTTTTAATGGCACTTGGATTATCAGGTTTTGCAGGTTATAGGCTTTATTTAAAAAATAATTCAGAGAAACGTTTACAGGATGCGATATCTGCCGATGAGAGAGCTATTGATTTAGCTTGCAGATTTGGCTATAGCGTTCCAAATGCTTATAAAAGTCTGGGTGGTGCATTAAAGGATTTAGTAGAAAAATCTAGAAAGAAAAAGAAGAGAACATTTTATGAAGATAGATTAGAAGCTCTAAGAAAGAGTGCTGAGAAAGCCCGGGCAGAAATGGCTTCTCAAGAAGGATCTAAGAAATCAGTTACAAGTGAAAATGTTTATGGATAG
- the galE gene encoding UDP-glucose 4-epimerase GalE, giving the protein MRVLLTGGSGFIGSHIALLLLERGFDVVILDSYANSSPNVINRINTYLDKNDLRYKIEIINGDIRDKKIIDNIFLESIKQSKNIDIVIHLAGLKSVSESLNNPLHYWDVNVLGTLNLLLTMKEYECYSLVFSSSATIYGLSDSVPISEDHKISPINPYGETKVAIEKMFFDLYNSNTNLWKICSLRYFNPVGAHPSGVIGEDPVGTPNNLFPFLTQVAIGRQKLLNVFGDDWDTKDGSGIRDYIHIIDLAEGHLASIDYLNSKESCLEFINLGSGNGYSVFQIITQFESSIGCQIPFSIQSRREGDVAKCYADISKAKKLLGWTPKRTLDQICLDGWNWQIKNPNGYR; this is encoded by the coding sequence ATGAGGGTTCTTTTAACGGGTGGCTCTGGATTCATAGGCTCTCATATAGCATTGTTGTTGTTAGAAAGGGGATTTGATGTAGTAATTTTAGACTCTTATGCTAATAGTTCACCGAATGTTATCAATCGAATTAATACTTATTTAGATAAAAACGATTTAAGATATAAAATAGAAATTATTAATGGTGATATTAGAGATAAAAAAATCATAGATAATATATTTTTAGAATCTATTAAACAATCTAAAAATATAGATATTGTTATACACTTGGCTGGCCTGAAATCTGTATCAGAATCTTTGAATAACCCACTTCATTATTGGGATGTGAATGTACTTGGAACTCTAAATCTTTTACTTACAATGAAAGAATATGAATGTTACTCCCTAGTCTTTAGTAGTAGTGCCACTATTTATGGTTTAAGTGATTCTGTTCCTATATCAGAAGATCACAAAATCTCACCAATAAATCCATATGGTGAAACTAAAGTAGCAATTGAGAAAATGTTTTTTGATTTATATAATTCTAATACCAACTTATGGAAAATATGCTCTTTGCGTTATTTTAATCCTGTTGGAGCACATCCATCCGGGGTGATCGGTGAAGACCCTGTTGGAACTCCAAATAATTTATTTCCTTTTTTAACTCAGGTAGCAATAGGTAGACAAAAACTTTTAAACGTTTTTGGAGACGATTGGGATACTAAAGATGGTTCGGGAATTCGAGATTACATTCATATTATCGACTTAGCAGAAGGTCATTTAGCATCAATTGATTACTTAAATTCTAAAGAGTCATGTTTAGAATTTATTAACTTAGGATCTGGTAATGGATATTCTGTATTTCAAATTATCACCCAATTTGAGTCCTCTATTGGTTGTCAAATTCCTTTTTCAATTCAAAGTAGAAGAGAAGGTGATGTCGCTAAATGTTATGCAGATATTTCAAAAGCTAAGAAATTATTAGGCTGGACTCCAAAGAGAACCTTAGATCAGATTTGCTTAGACGGATGGAATTGGCAAATAAAAAATCCAAATGGTTATAGGTAA
- the carB gene encoding carbamoyl-phosphate synthase large subunit, translated as MPRRKDIRRILILGSGPIVIGQACEFDYSGTQACKALRSEGFEVILVNSNPASIMTDPETANRTYVEPLTASVVEQIIEIERPDALLPTMGGQTALNISVELAESGILEKYNIELIGADLNAIKKAEDRNLFKIAMANIGVEVCPSGIASNLQEAEIVGNEISSFPKIIRPAFTLGGSGGGIAYNEDEFLELCKTGLDASPVSQILIEKSLLGWKEFELEVMRDLSDNVVIICSIENVDPMGVHTGDSITVAPAQTLTDREYQRLRDYSISIIREIGVATGGSNIQFAINPINGEIIVIEMNPRVSRSSALASKATGFPIAKIAALLAVGYRLDEIINDITGKTPACFEPSIDYVVTKIPRFAFEKFSGSSSILTTSMKSVGEAMAIGRSFEESFQKAIRSLETGLSGWGCDRVDQNVSSIELERLLRTPSPDRIMHVRLAMKNGRSDNEIFSFSNIDPWFLSKLRNIVNAEDQLLKHEDINQLDPNFLFKIKQLGFSDRQIAFALNTDELTIRSKRTSLKILPVFKTVDTCASEFSSNTPYHYSTYERPAYMIDNDGNIIKNINLNEIKNDKKNKILILGGGPNRIGQGIEFDYCCCHASYQAQEEDFTTIMINSNPETVSTDYDTSDILYFEPLTLEDVLNVIEFEEPYGIVVQFGGQTPLKLSLPIVNWLKKPENSKLRTKVLGTSPFSIDLAEDREQFDKVLRRLDIRQPKNGLARTFDESLAVANKVGYPLVVRPSYVLGGRAMEIVYEQDELERYIKEAVNVEPDHPILIDQYLENAIEVDVDALCDVSKNVVIGGLMEHIEPAGIHSGDSACCLPSITLSSESIKTIKHWTKSLATELDVVGLINLQFAVKRDDEGNEIVYIIEANPRASRTVPFVSKATGIPLAKIATQLLLSKKLKDIGLTQEPIPPLQAIKEAVMPFRRFPGSDSVLGPEMRSTGEVMGSANTFGMAYAKSELAAGEGLPTSGFVFLSTHDRDKPALIPVAKKLIELGFSVLATSGTSKYLEKFDLKVERVLKVHEGRPNIEDMIRSGKVQLVINTPIGRQAIFDDKYLRKAALDYCVPTLTTLKGASAAVKGIEALQNQILSVSALQDIHS; from the coding sequence ATGCCACGGCGTAAAGATATACGTCGGATTTTGATACTAGGGTCTGGACCAATTGTTATTGGACAGGCCTGTGAATTCGACTATTCCGGTACTCAGGCATGTAAAGCGCTACGGAGCGAAGGCTTTGAAGTCATTTTAGTTAACTCTAATCCAGCTTCAATAATGACTGATCCTGAAACGGCAAACAGGACCTACGTTGAACCACTTACTGCTTCAGTTGTTGAACAAATCATAGAAATAGAAAGACCTGATGCTCTTTTGCCTACTATGGGTGGTCAAACTGCTTTAAATATTTCAGTCGAATTAGCAGAATCTGGGATTTTAGAAAAATACAATATTGAATTAATAGGTGCGGATCTTAATGCAATTAAAAAAGCTGAGGATAGAAATTTATTCAAAATAGCTATGGCTAATATAGGAGTAGAAGTATGTCCTTCTGGCATAGCTTCGAATCTTCAAGAAGCTGAAATAGTTGGCAATGAAATTTCTTCATTCCCCAAAATTATTCGCCCTGCATTCACATTAGGTGGAAGCGGAGGAGGAATTGCTTATAACGAGGATGAATTTTTAGAATTATGTAAAACAGGTTTAGATGCGAGTCCTGTTTCTCAAATACTTATAGAAAAATCTCTTTTAGGTTGGAAAGAATTTGAGTTGGAAGTTATGAGAGACTTATCAGACAATGTCGTAATTATATGCAGTATTGAAAATGTTGATCCTATGGGTGTTCACACTGGAGATTCTATTACAGTGGCTCCAGCTCAAACTCTAACTGATCGAGAATATCAACGTTTAAGAGATTATTCAATTTCTATTATTAGAGAAATAGGAGTAGCAACTGGTGGAAGTAATATCCAATTTGCAATTAATCCAATTAATGGTGAGATAATCGTAATTGAGATGAATCCTCGTGTTAGCAGATCATCAGCCTTAGCAAGTAAAGCCACAGGTTTTCCTATTGCCAAAATTGCTGCTCTTTTGGCCGTTGGTTATAGATTAGATGAAATTATTAACGATATAACCGGTAAGACTCCCGCATGTTTTGAGCCCTCAATTGATTATGTCGTTACTAAAATACCTCGTTTTGCATTTGAAAAATTCTCTGGAAGTTCTTCAATTCTTACTACTTCTATGAAGTCAGTTGGTGAGGCTATGGCAATAGGTAGATCTTTTGAAGAATCTTTTCAAAAAGCGATAAGATCTTTAGAAACAGGTCTAAGTGGTTGGGGATGTGATCGAGTTGATCAGAATGTATCTTCTATTGAATTAGAAAGACTATTAAGGACACCTTCACCAGATCGAATAATGCATGTTCGATTGGCAATGAAGAATGGACGTAGTGATAATGAAATTTTTTCTTTTTCTAATATCGACCCTTGGTTCTTATCAAAGCTTAGGAATATAGTGAATGCAGAGGATCAATTACTTAAGCATGAAGATATCAATCAATTAGATCCTAATTTTTTATTCAAAATAAAGCAACTTGGATTCTCTGATCGTCAGATTGCCTTTGCTTTAAATACTGATGAATTAACAATTAGATCTAAAAGAACTTCACTTAAGATATTACCTGTTTTTAAAACAGTAGACACATGTGCTTCTGAATTTTCTTCGAATACACCATATCATTATTCTACTTATGAAAGACCAGCATACATGATTGATAACGATGGAAATATAATTAAAAATATTAATTTAAATGAAATTAAAAATGATAAAAAAAATAAAATTTTAATTCTTGGCGGAGGTCCAAATCGTATTGGTCAAGGTATCGAATTTGATTATTGTTGCTGTCATGCTTCTTATCAAGCTCAAGAGGAAGATTTTACAACAATTATGATAAATAGTAATCCTGAAACGGTTTCTACTGATTATGACACAAGTGACATACTCTATTTTGAACCTTTAACTCTAGAAGATGTTTTAAATGTTATTGAATTTGAAGAACCTTATGGAATCGTCGTTCAATTTGGAGGACAAACTCCTCTAAAACTTTCTTTGCCAATAGTCAATTGGTTAAAGAAACCGGAAAACTCAAAGTTACGAACTAAAGTTTTAGGTACATCACCTTTCTCAATTGATTTAGCAGAAGATAGAGAGCAATTTGACAAGGTTTTGAGGAGATTAGACATTAGGCAACCCAAAAATGGTCTTGCTAGAACTTTTGATGAATCATTGGCTGTTGCTAATAAAGTTGGCTATCCATTGGTTGTTAGACCTTCATATGTTCTCGGTGGAAGAGCTATGGAAATTGTCTATGAGCAAGACGAATTGGAAAGATATATAAAGGAAGCTGTAAACGTTGAGCCAGATCATCCAATTCTTATTGATCAATATTTAGAAAATGCAATTGAAGTAGATGTTGATGCTTTATGTGATGTAAGTAAAAATGTTGTAATTGGTGGACTAATGGAACATATTGAGCCTGCGGGCATTCATTCTGGCGATTCAGCCTGTTGCCTTCCTTCCATAACCCTATCTTCCGAATCAATTAAAACAATTAAGCATTGGACAAAATCTTTAGCTACTGAACTCGATGTGGTCGGTCTAATTAATCTTCAATTCGCTGTCAAAAGAGATGATGAGGGTAATGAGATTGTTTACATTATTGAGGCAAATCCAAGAGCTTCAAGAACAGTTCCTTTTGTTTCTAAAGCTACTGGAATTCCTCTTGCAAAAATTGCCACTCAATTACTTTTAAGTAAAAAACTAAAAGATATTGGATTAACTCAAGAACCAATCCCGCCACTTCAAGCAATAAAAGAGGCTGTTATGCCTTTTAGACGTTTTCCTGGCTCAGACAGCGTTTTAGGCCCGGAAATGCGTTCAACCGGCGAGGTGATGGGATCTGCAAATACTTTTGGAATGGCTTACGCCAAATCAGAACTTGCAGCCGGCGAGGGATTACCTACATCCGGTTTTGTTTTCTTATCTACTCATGATCGAGATAAACCTGCATTGATTCCAGTAGCAAAAAAATTGATTGAACTAGGTTTTTCAGTTTTGGCAACATCTGGCACTTCTAAGTATCTCGAGAAATTTGACTTAAAGGTAGAAAGGGTTCTGAAAGTTCACGAAGGCAGACCAAATATTGAGGATATGATTCGATCAGGAAAGGTTCAGTTGGTAATAAATACTCCGATTGGGCGTCAAGCAATTTTTGATGATAAATATCTTAGAAAAGCAGCTCTTGACTACTGTGTCCCAACTTTAACAACTTTAAAGGGGGCTAGTGCTGCTGTAAAAGGGATTGAAGCATTGCAGAATCAAATTCTATCAGTTTCAGCTTTGCAAGATATTCATTCCTAA